AACTATGCGCACGATGTGCTGTTCCAAAGGCATCGTTCACATATATCTCGCCCAGCTGCGCCAACTTGGCTCGGAATTCCTTGACCTTCTCGGGATCTGCCTTGACCTTCTTCTTGTTCTCGTCCTTGCTGCTGCCCGTCTCCTCGGCATAGAAACGAAGATTCTCCAGCAGGACCACAGTGCCGTCGGAGGGATCTTTCAAAGCTTTCAGGGTGTTATCACCCACGCAGTCGTCCAGGAATTGGACAGGCTTGCCCAGCACACTTTCCAGCTCCTTGGCCACCGGTTCCAGGCTAAACTTTTTGTTCTTCTTGCCATCAGGACGTCCCAAGTGGGATGCCAAAACCTAGACAAAAAATTAAGTTATTCATTCAATACTTTTTAGGAATAGAAAGAAGATATATGAACTCACCAGGGACTTACATTTCTTTTCCAAGGCATATTTAATAGTGGGAAGTGCGGAAACTATTCTTTGGTTGTTGGTTATTTTACCATCTTTCATGGGTACATTAAAGTCCACTctaaaaataaagttatagATCACACACTAGAACGTAGCTCTCAAGGATACTCACCTCATAAAAACCCTTTTTCCAGCCACATCTACATTTTTTAAGCTCAACTTCTTTACTTGCTTTCCATTGCAGTCGTCCTTGCTAAAAAATCGTTGAAACCTTAAATTTGTGAATCGAGATTGAACCCTTTGGTATAAGCTCTGCCGCATAGGAagcatattaaataaatttatcaacTATTTTTGACTGAAAATCCAATGGACGCTGAGGAAGTAATTGCGAAactaaatacaattaaaactattttaaCTAATTTTCAAAAAAGTAGAGGAAAAATCAAATCCTATGGCAACACCAAGTTAAATTACTTCACCACGATCTGGCAACCCGGGCGAACATATGATTCTGctgaaaacaataaaaaaggaGGGAAAATCTGGAATTTCTTGttatttgtttgatttgctgTTAAAACCCAAACCAAACCCAAAATGGGTGGCGGAGATCTAGTAAGTACTGTCTCCCAACTGATTATCCGTTAATAACCATTGGTTTTTCCCCGCAGAATCTGAAGAAATCATGGCATCCGCACACGATGAAAAACCAGGAGCGCGTTTGGAAGGCGGAGGAGCAAGCGAAGATGGAGGAGCGCAAGCTGCAGGATCTGCGCAAGGAGATCAACGAGGAGCGGGACAGGGAGGAGCTGAGGCGGTTGGGCGAAAGTTCCGGTGTGCTGAGCAATAATGGCGGAGCCGCTGGCGAAGCCAAACTGGAGTGGATGTACAAAAGTGAGTCATCCATGTGAAACTCTAATAAAACACATTATCTATACATATTTATCTTGCTCCAGACAGCACAGAGCTGATCAACCGCGAGGAGTACCTCTTGGGCCGGAAGATCGACAAATCCTTTGAGACCCTGCAAGCGGAGGAGAGCCGCAAGGAGCAGAACACAGTGGGTCTCAAGCAGACGATCAACCATGTGGAGCACGACTGTGTGCCCTTCTCTATCCGGACCTACCGCAATGTGCAGTCCAACGAACAGGTGGACATACAGCGCAAGACCCTCGAGGATCCCCTGATGCTCATCAAGCAGCGCGAGATGGAATCGCGTCGAAAGCTGCTTGAGAACCCCGTCAAGCTGAAGGAAATCCATCGCATTCTCAAGACTGAACAGGAACAAAAGACCGCCCAGGGAAAGAAGAAGAACAAGAAAAGCAAAAAGTCCAAGAAatccaaaaagaagaagaaccGACGATCCAGCGATGATGAGAGTAGTGACAGCGAGAGCAATGATAGCGACGATGACTTGGACAGAAAATTGGCCCGCCAAGTGAGCAAACTCAAGGGAGACCAAGGTGACCTTAAACTGGACAAGCTGCTGGACGCCAAGTACCGCACCATTTCGAATCAATTAGACATGGCCACCAAGAAGAAAAAGAGCAAGAAATCTAAGAAGAAGAAAAGCAGCGATAGCAGTGATGAAAGTAGTGACGAAGAGGAAAAGCCAAGAAGACAAAGGTCTAGGGAACCAGAGCCAAGGAGAAAGCACAAGAGAAGCCACAGCTCAGAGGACAGAAATCACAGGGAAAGACGCAGGAGCAGAAGCCCGCGGGACAGAAAAAAGCGACAGAGTAGAAGTCCGGAACAAAGGCGGAGGCATTGGAGTCCAGAAGAGAGAAGGGAAAGGCGGAGAAGCAGGAGCAGAAGTCCCTTAGCGAAAAGAACCAGGAGCCCCGAGGACAGAAAAGCAAGACATCAAAGCAAAGACACTTCAAAGCATCGCGAGAAACGCAGGAGTAGGACGCCTGAAGAGCGCTCCAGATCGAAACGCAGCAGGAGCCGAAGTTCCAAAAGAGATGTCAATCGAAGGATTACTGAAAGACCGCCTCCCAGCCGTCCCACCGGCAAGCCAAAGTTAAGCGAAGCCGACCGAGAAGCCCGTCTGCGCGAAATGATGGACAACGCCACTTGGAGGGAAGCGGATCGCAGCCAGGTGGTTCGCAAGCACCGAGAAGCCTACGCGCGCGAGGAGGCCCAAAACCGCGAACGTGACTTCGACAAGGAGTTCATTAACAAGGAGGTAAAGAAGGCCATTGCCAACCACAACTCCATTGGCGATCGCATCCGGGCCAATCTCAACAACATACAGCGCACCGCCTCCTCAATGGACAGCAACTTTGCCCGCAAATAATCTAGGATTCCTTTATTTCGTATGCATTATATGGTTCCGCAACAAATAGATTCAACACTTTTTAACGTCGTGGTTTGTGCTTACAAGATAAACGATGCGATTAACATTAATATACCGTATATACGTACGCTTAGGCGCTGGACAATGCAGCCACGCCTGGCAGTGTCTTGCCCTCCAGGAGCTCCAGCGAGGCGCCGCCTCCGGTGGAGACGTGCGAGACGAGTGCCTCCGTGTTCCACTTGGCGCAGCAAGAGGCAGTGTCGCCGCCGCCGATGATGGAGACGGTGCCGTTCTTGGTGGCGGCCACCACGCCGTCCATGATGGACTTGGTGCCGTTGGCGAAGTTGGGGAACTCAAAGACACCGGGGGGTCTAAAATGGGAGCACCATTATAGGAAATCTTTAGAAGGATCTTCAGTGTGTCACCTACCCGTTCCACACGATCAGCTTGGCGCGAGCAATGGGCGCCGCGAATAGCTCGCGGGTCTTGGGACCCACATCCAGACCCATGTGTCCATCGGGAATTCCGGCCTCCACGGTGGCCTCGCTGACGGCAGCGTTCTCGGCGAACTTGTCGCCGCAGACAAAGTCCACTGGCAGATGCAACTGCACGTTGTTCTTCTTGGCCTTCTCCACCAGTTTCTCGACGATCTTGGAGCCCTCCTCGTCGAACAGGGAACCGCCGATCTTCATGTTGTTGAGGACCTTCAGGAAGGTGAAGGCCATGCCGCCGCCGATGATCATCTCGTTGACCTTGTCCAGAAGGTTCTCAATCAGCTGGATCTTGTCGGCTACCTTGGCGCCACCGAGAATTGCCAGGAAGGGATTTGGTGGCTTGTCCAGGGCCTGCGAGAAGTACTTCAGCTCCTTGTTCAGCAACAGACCAGCTGCGCGCTGCTCGAAGCCATCGCCCATCATGGAACTGTGGGCGCGATGGGCAGTGCCGAAGGCGTCGTTGACATAGACATCCCCGAGCTTGGCCAGGCTGGCACGGAACTCCTTGACCTTGGCGGGATCGGCCTTGACCTTGCCGCCGCTGGCGTCCAAGCCCTTGCCCTCCTCCTCCACGTAGAAGCGGACGTTCTCCAGCAGAATAACGGATCCCGGGGCGGGGTCCTTGCAGGCGGCCTCCACTTCGCTGCCGACGCAGTCGCTCAGGAAGATCACATCCTGGCCGAGCAGGGTCTTCAGCTCAGCGGCCACGGGTGCCAGGGTGTACTTGATGTTTTTGTTGCCATCGGGACGACCCAAGTGAGACATCAACACCACCGATTTGGCTTTCTTGGACAGGGCCAACTTGACACTATCCAAGGCGGCGACGATCCTCTGGTTGCTGGTGATCTTGCCCTCCTTGATGGGCACATTGAAATCGACGCTGAAAAGAAGCACGGACAATGTTTATGCAACTGAATTTCACGCAAGGATTGGCTTTGGATTACCGCATCAACACCCGCTTGCCCGCCAAGTCCAGGTTCTCTATGCTCAGCTTATTGAAGGCCATCTTGGGATTTTTCTGGATTTTCTGGATTCTTGCTGTGCGTGCTAGCAAACTCCGGATTGCGATACCACTGATTCCGCGAATCTTCTTCGTCCTCAACTGCTGTGCGGCAATGTCAGCGCAAGGTCATTTTGTCGGTGAACTGCTAGGGTTGCATCTACACTTCCAGGGCGGCAATCCGTGGCAGGCGCTTTTCCACCGCTTGGCAGGTGCCATGCGCAGGATCCAGATGGGTATACTCCCATTTTGGGGTCAGAAGCTGGTAGCGGGTTGTATTCTCGTTCGAAATTTGGATAAAAGTTGTACTCGCCAAATGCAACTCTGTATTTGGCGCCCAAATAGTGTTGGGAAGTGCTGTCAGCACAGTGCTGTGAAGCATCCATTGCAAGGGTGTCGAAAAGGGGTCAGACAATtctaaaattttaaaatctattatttaaaatattaactatttttatattaaggTAAATAGAAGCCGTCCATCCAAAGTTTTCAgctaaatacatatataaaatgaattttttgtaatatattttgtataataACTTATAATCCCTTCGAACTTTTTTCTTCCACTCCCTTGAATGTTAAATTTAAACTATACAACACACAGATAACCACAAAAttcgaattattaattttttataaaaatataaaattctaTTGtaaaaagaataaataaatattattttatttaatattccaTCTACggcgtacatacatacatacataattcGGTGTAACCGCCGCCCCTTTGATGTTTGTATGTCAATGTGTAATTATTGAATAAATGATTTCTGTTGAGGCCAACAAAGTCAAATCACACAATCTTTCTCGGTAGCCgttgttttattttgactGTGCAAACGAATTCCGCCTATGATGCCATGATGATGGCTCCGCCTCTTCCCCCAATGATTCATTCATGGTTGCCCACTCTGTATCTCTACTCATCTCCGGCGGTCCAAGCAACCACCGCCGCCGGCACTCGGCACTGGCACCACCGAACGCTAACCCAccgcaccaccacccaccacccagcGCACGGAGCACGgcacaccaccacccaccacaaGTGCTCAGTGCAGCGAAATGCATGACGCAGATGGCAAAGGAAGGTATCTGGGAACGAACGAGTTTGGGTTGGCTGCTGGCCATTCGGGGGTTTTCTAGCCAAAGTGGCGGGTTTTCTAAGGACTAATCTGCCCAAAGGAACAATTGTAATGTGAGCAGTAAGCTAGAAGGGATGACTTGGCATAGTTAAAGTAATGAAATATactattaaaaatatataatattaatataaaatatattacataCAAAATACccatttatgtatgtaagtacCTACTTACATCACCAACACAATCGATAGATTGCCATATCTGATGGGGTTTTGGGTGGGTGACTGGGGGACTGGGACGCGTATAAGCCTATTTGGGGCATTTCAGATGCAGCATTGCAGTGGCAGCGGCTGTCCTCCCCCATCCTTCAGCCAGCCGCCGGAAGAATGTCCACTCACACGTCACGGCTGTGGTGCTCTGCGCAATTAAGGCACCGCCGAGGACCCGGACCCACTGGCGATGACACCACGGCGCTGCTGCTAGGTCAGGTGATATTGGAAATCGAAGACAATGGGGCTGcttaaattcattttaataATTGCGTGTAAACCGCCCGTTGACGCAGGTGAAACGCAGGCGAGAGCAGGTGAGCCGGGCCAGTACAGGTACCTGGTCGAGTCGCGTCCACATGGACGGCCCGGCACTCGTGTGGAAACATTAGCACATGCCGGGAAAACGAGACCCGACTGCGAAAGTGTCCAATGCGACGGCGATGACGATCGTCTGTGTTAGCTAGCGCTAGAGATCAAGAATCCAGAGAGTCAAGCAGCCAAGCGAATCGCCCATCTAGCAACAGTCTGACAATCACTCTAATCGAGTCGTAAACCTGTTCATGTTGTTCCACCCAGCCATCTTGTTAGGTACCTAAGCGCTAGAAGGGACGGCCTATGGTGGCTATTCCTATGCGCTACAATTGAATTTGTATCTGAACGGTGAGCTGCGCTACTCTTCGTGCCTGGCTTACCACACTTTCGATGATATCATATCGAAATAAAGCTGTCAAAAGAACAGAAACTTCCCATTTTGCAAAGCCTAACAACCCGATTAGAGATCTATTAAGCTGAGAGAGCAAAAAACTTAATCGCCGTAAATACAAGCTGATGTGTGTGTTTTAGATACACATGCTAGCTTGAGCGTCTGGCTATCGATTGTTTGCATTGAGATTTGTTCGCACCTTTATGCTACAGCAAATTAATGACGCAACAACGTGTAagtgcactgggagaaattcCTGGGGCAGGTCAGGAACGGCATCGGTCGGGGTAGAATCCCTTGCGTTAGTTTTGAGTTCGAATGGGCCATTAAATTTCCGAATCGACAGATGTTTGGGTTCCGGGAAGCAGGACCACCGTCCATCCATTTCTGCCTGCTCGAGAACCTTCCTTATCGCAGTGGCCTACCCGGCGGTTGCCTGGATTCGAAACCGTTGCCTAACCTTGAAGTAACTACGGTCGCAGTTACCGATAACTCGAGAAATTGGCACAGGTTGTCCTCAGGAATCTAGATACCATTGTTCAACACCGAGAGCTGGTCCCACAAGCCCGATGAGCACGACGATTCGTATCGCGAGAGACCCAACATTCTTGGGCCAGCGAGCGCCAAGCCACTCGAACGGATACTGAGAGTTCGGCGGGCGGAAAGTGAGAAGACAGCCAGAGAAGAACGGAAGGCCCATGGAAGCACAGCGAAATGGAGACGCAAATCGGCTTATCAGGCAGCGATGTTCAGGCAAAAAGTCATCGCTGCTGCTCAAATATGTGATAACTGAGTGGACGACGGCCCACGATTACAGGTGTTTACGTCCACCACGCCGCCTCGGTTGGGATGCCGCGGAACAGGTTCGCCGGTTTTAATTAGCGATCCGCCTGTCGACTGTCGTCCGCTCGCTCTGTCGTCGACCGTATTATTCAGATTACCAGCTATATAGCCTAGGCATTCGTATTTGCCATTGCTTTCGCACGAAAATAGCTGAAAGCGAGAGAGGCTGACCAATCGAAACTCGACTGTTGGATACCCGGTAAACCGGCGGCTGTTAGTTATTACCCTTTCGTCGATAGGCTACGGGAAATAGCACCAAGAACCTTAGGGCTTCCGGTCGAATTCCTCTAGTATTGCTTCATGGGTTGTTATTCCGCTCGTTAATGTGCACATTTTGAATGAACTTGAAGATCAACCTCGCGGTGATTGTCCCACTGATAACACAGATTTAAAGAGAAGAGCCAGTACACCTCGAGCACGTTGGCTACCAGGTGATATGGGCGATATGTTATAGCCTACTCGGCAGTTCCAGTTCCCCATATATTGGGCGATTCCTCCTGAACCCTGTTCCTGTTCGTGCGGCGAACGAAGCCATCACCATCAAATGGTCGAACCACAAGTGCGGGATCAACAGAAAGATTGGCACACGAAAAAAGAGTCAAGGGTGGACCCAGTTCGAAGAGTGATGGGTATTGGCATTTAAGTCTAAGTATTTGGTGGGGCCATTGGAACTTCAGGaagtttaattaatatttctgAAACCAACTGATTTCGAAAACTAACCCTTAAATGTTTTCGAAACATATGGGGTTGAACATTGCTGCTTTCCTGCTCTTtctcaaaaataattttctagTTCTAAGACGCATAATCCCGGAATAGAGCGCTATCCCCGATAGCGTGCATTTAAATCGTTAGAATCTCAAAAATAGCTGCCCGCTTTCCTGGGCCGCGAAAATCACCTGCTTCCCCACACGTTACCAATCAATTGACCCCAATCCGCGACGACATTGCGTCCCACGCTGGTCCACTCTATAAATACGAATACCGTGCTGAGTACAACACACAGCGCACACATCTGCATCTGCGGCAACAATGCTGCAACACTTCTTCCCATCGGcaacatccacatccacatccactgTTCTGCTCCGTTCTGTTCTGTTCCACCGACGAACGGTCAGAACGCCACAGAGTGACTGCaccacacacaccacacaccaCCATCGCCGCTACCAACCCCCAGACCCCGCCCCCAGGCCCACGAGCGCACCACTGGCGCGcgcaattttcaaatttaccgCCAAACGCGCCCACAACCGTACTCACGGAACCCAAGCAGATTTTGTATGGAATTAATCAGGAAACCCACTCAACTTGTCATTTGCGGATCTCGTTTTGATCGCAGCGCCTCGGGAAAAAGCCCAAAATTAAGCGGATACTACCAGCTATAGCCTCGATCGGTCTCTGAACCGATCCGAACAAAAGTATTCGAGTTATAGGCGAAAATGTGTGCAACCGATTTGGCGCAAGAAGAAGCAAGCGGCAATTTCTAGCCATCGAACGGACGGCAAGCTCAGTCTTGTACGAACCGTCGACGGGAGCACATATCGGTGGTTAGCAAACCAAAGGCAAACGGATATTCCATACATCAGTGAGGCCTACGAGTAAATCCTTTAGCCTACCGTAGCGCCGCCTGATATATGGCACCTCCTAAAGCTATATTATATAGATACTATATTATCAGAAAATCACCGCAAAATAATATTCCAAAAAATCCAACGCTCGCTCTGCTCtgggctgttgttgttgtcttaTCGACTGCGGCTGTACAAATGCCGCGGCGATTTTTTGAGTGTATTGTATGGGCCAATGGCGTgggagagagagcgagagagcgtcCTAACGATTTCGGGGAGAGCGAAAAAGAGAGCAGCGAGAGCGCCAAAAGAAAGTTACTCTCTCCGCGAGCGGCAGTGCTTAAATAGACGGCCCGCAGCTGAATCGCATtcagtgtgtttgtgtgcttcGTTCGGTGCGgttctctctgtctctctctcgcCTTCCCCGAGTATTTTGCGCTGGTTTTTTGTCAACAACAAGACAATCCACAAAACCAAACCGAATTGTTCTCTATATAACGCAGAAACTAAATAGTTCCGGAAAACCTCAAAGAAACCCATTCAAATATGTCGGCTGCTACGGAACAACAGAACAACGGCGATGTGGCCGTGGAGAAGGTGGCGGCGGATGATGTGTCTGCTGTCAAGGACGATCTCAAGGCGAAGGCGGCCGCTGAGGATAAGGCCGCTCCTGCCGATGCCGCCGGCGACGCGGCCGACAACGGCACGTCAAAGGACGGCGAGGATGCCGCCGATGCCGCCGTTGCTGCCCCCGCAAAGGAATCCGTGAAAGGCACCAAGAGGCCAGCAGAAGTGAGTACTGATCTATGTGACTAGCTGCTAGTTGTTTACGCGGTAAAACCAAAAGGAGGCCCCTCTAATGATTCACTCCAAGCCAATATGCGAGTAACACTTCTTGATCGGGGAAAAATTCTAGAAATAGATATACACACGTTTTTCGGAGCAGCGCACTCTCCCAGTGGCTTACATATGCCCCCAAAAGAGAGAGCGTATAGCTGCTCGGTTGTGCGTTTGTGTTGTTTACGATTAACCAAGATGATTGCGGGTCCGGCAATCAAAGATTATTGTTGTTAGGTTCAAATCGAGGTTAGGAGGGCCGCCGTGACTATATAGACGGGGAGTACAGTTAGCCAGGGCCTTTTCTTTGTGGGGTGGGTAATGTGTTTTTAATAAACCCATAGGTCATTAGCATTGACGTGTCCGCTGAACAGCATTACCCAGCAATAGATACATTGTGGCATTACGGCTATAACTCATACGCTTGGCCTTATTTATCAGTCGCTGTGGCTACGGGAATTGCAAATGCAAACGCAAACGCAATTCAGCGCGATGCCAATGCACTCTCTCAATGAAAACAGACATTGCCGGCCGGTAAATTACTCATGTCATGTTTGGCCACTTTATTTTTGGTTAGTATCGCCAAGAGCACGCGGTATTCGAACAAGTTTTGGGGGGCCTGAAGCAGTCGCATTCCATAATCGAGTAGCACATTTcttgataaaaataaaatagttcGGCCA
This genomic stretch from Drosophila mauritiana strain mau12 chromosome 2L, ASM438214v1, whole genome shotgun sequence harbors:
- the LOC117136033 gene encoding phosphoglycerate kinase isoform X3; translation: MLPMRQSLYQRVQSRFTNLRFQRFFSKDDCNGKQVKKLSLKNVDVAGKRVFMRVDFNVPMKDGKITNNQRIVSALPTIKYALEKKCFGIPLGTS
- the LOC117136021 gene encoding pre-mRNA-splicing factor CWC25 homolog produces the protein MGGGDLNLKKSWHPHTMKNQERVWKAEEQAKMEERKLQDLRKEINEERDREELRRLGESSGVLSNNGGAAGEAKLEWMYKNSTELINREEYLLGRKIDKSFETLQAEESRKEQNTVGLKQTINHVEHDCVPFSIRTYRNVQSNEQVDIQRKTLEDPLMLIKQREMESRRKLLENPVKLKEIHRILKTEQEQKTAQGKKKNKKSKKSKKSKKKKNRRSSDDESSDSESNDSDDDLDRKLARQVSKLKGDQGDLKLDKLLDAKYRTISNQLDMATKKKKSKKSKKKKSSDSSDESSDEEEKPRRQRSREPEPRRKHKRSHSSEDRNHRERRRSRSPRDRKKRQSRSPEQRRRHWSPEERRERRRSRSRSPLAKRTRSPEDRKARHQSKDTSKHREKRRSRTPEERSRSKRSRSRSSKRDVNRRITERPPPSRPTGKPKLSEADREARLREMMDNATWREADRSQVVRKHREAYAREEAQNRERDFDKEFINKEVKKAIANHNSIGDRIRANLNNIQRTASSMDSNFARK
- the LOC117136043 gene encoding phosphoglycerate kinase, producing MAFNKLSIENLDLAGKRVLMRVDFNVPIKEGKITSNQRIVAALDSVKLALSKKAKSVVLMSHLGRPDGNKNIKYTLAPVAAELKTLLGQDVIFLSDCVGSEVEAACKDPAPGSVILLENVRFYVEEEGKGLDASGGKVKADPAKVKEFRASLAKLGDVYVNDAFGTAHRAHSSMMGDGFEQRAAGLLLNKELKYFSQALDKPPNPFLAILGGAKVADKIQLIENLLDKVNEMIIGGGMAFTFLKVLNNMKIGGSLFDEEGSKIVEKLVEKAKKNNVQLHLPVDFVCGDKFAENAAVSEATVEAGIPDGHMGLDVGPKTRELFAAPIARAKLIVWNGPPGVFEFPNFANGTKSIMDGVVAATKNGTVSIIGGGDTASCCAKWNTEALVSHVSTGGGASLELLEGKTLPGVAALSSA
- the LOC117136089 gene encoding uncharacterized protein LOC117136089, yielding MLGLSRYESSCSSGLWDQLSVLNNDFKILELSDPFSTPLQWMLHSTVLTALPNTIWAPNTELHLASTTFIQISNENTTRYQLLTPKWEYTHLDPAHGTCQAVEKRLPRIAALEV
- the LOC117136073 gene encoding bacchus, with protein sequence MSAATEQQNNGDVAVEKVAADDVSAVKDDLKAKAAAEDKAAPADAAGDAADNGTSKDGEDAADAAVAAPAKESVKGTKRPAEAKSAESKKAKKAAAADGDSDEEEALEEIIEGDSEIESDEYDIPYDGEEDDIECDDDDDDNDDGSGSDDQA